One Mycolicibacterium pulveris genomic region harbors:
- a CDS encoding SDR family NAD(P)-dependent oxidoreductase, whose amino-acid sequence MDSYEGHAAVITGGASGIGFACAREFARRGARLMLADIDQSALDEAVGILRGEGVDAHGVPCDVRKLDDVTRLADEAFGVFGDVHLVFNNAGIAYAGPIAQTSHDDWRFVIDVDLWGPIHGVEAFLPRLIAQEADSHIAFTSSFAGLIPNVGLGPYCVAKYGVVALAETLSREVRADGIGVTVLCPMIVETNLLANTERVRSEDYGPPTPSPASTVAQLASAPDDDSVLNVDDVARLTADAILANRLYVLPHKASRESIRRRFARIDRTFEDQIAQGWTH is encoded by the coding sequence GTGGACAGTTACGAGGGACACGCCGCCGTCATCACCGGAGGCGCCAGCGGTATCGGTTTCGCCTGCGCACGAGAATTCGCCCGGCGCGGCGCCCGGCTCATGCTCGCCGACATCGACCAAAGCGCGTTGGACGAGGCGGTGGGGATTCTGCGCGGCGAGGGCGTCGACGCCCACGGCGTGCCCTGCGACGTGCGCAAGCTCGACGATGTCACCCGGCTGGCCGACGAGGCGTTCGGCGTGTTCGGCGACGTACACCTGGTGTTCAACAACGCCGGCATCGCCTATGCCGGCCCGATCGCGCAGACCAGCCACGACGATTGGCGTTTCGTCATCGACGTGGACCTGTGGGGCCCGATCCACGGGGTCGAGGCGTTTCTGCCACGCCTGATCGCGCAGGAAGCCGACAGCCACATCGCGTTCACGTCGTCGTTCGCCGGGCTGATCCCCAACGTCGGGCTGGGCCCGTACTGCGTCGCCAAATACGGTGTCGTCGCGCTCGCCGAGACCCTGTCCCGTGAGGTGCGCGCCGACGGCATCGGTGTGACCGTGCTGTGCCCGATGATCGTGGAGACCAACCTGCTGGCCAACACCGAACGCGTGCGCAGCGAGGATTACGGCCCGCCGACTCCGTCGCCGGCGTCGACCGTGGCGCAGTTGGCGTCGGCCCCCGACGACGACTCGGTGCTCAACGTCGACGATGTCGCCCGGCTCACCGCCGACGCGATACTGGCCAACCGGCTGTATGTGCTGCCGCACAAGGCATCACGGGAGTCGATCCGGCGCCGCTTCGCGCGCATCGACCGCACGTTCGAGGATCAGATCGCGCAGGGCTGGACTCACTGA
- a CDS encoding NAD-dependent epimerase/dehydratase family protein: MSDAVLVTGAFGLVGSATVRRLAESGRRVVATDLDTPANRKATAKLPTGIEVRWADLTDPAQAQLLVSDIAPESIIHLAAIIAPPIYRNPKLARRVNVDATATLVRLAEAQPAPPRFVHASSNAVFGARNPHRTTPPLTVDDPMRPCDVYSGQKAEGEEIVRSSDLDWVVLRFGGVLSTDLSALPFSSDALFFESALPTDGRLQTVDVRDVAWACAAATTADVVGEILLIAGDDSHHLRQGDVGPSLAEAVGVPGALPPGRLGDPDSDEDWFVTDWMDTTRAQEALQFQHYSWPDMLAEIRAQAGWKRYPGRLIAPLAREVMKRRGAYWKQPGRYADPWGAIRREMGDPAWDRPRDRP; this comes from the coding sequence ATGTCCGACGCGGTGCTCGTCACCGGAGCGTTCGGCCTCGTCGGATCCGCGACCGTGCGCCGGCTCGCCGAGTCGGGTCGGCGCGTGGTGGCCACCGATCTCGACACGCCCGCCAACCGCAAAGCGACGGCGAAGCTTCCTACCGGGATCGAGGTCCGCTGGGCCGACCTGACCGATCCCGCCCAGGCTCAGCTCCTGGTTTCCGACATCGCGCCCGAGTCGATCATTCACCTCGCCGCGATCATCGCCCCGCCGATCTACCGCAACCCGAAGCTGGCTCGCCGCGTCAACGTGGATGCCACGGCTACCCTCGTGCGTCTGGCCGAGGCGCAACCCGCCCCGCCGAGGTTCGTACACGCCTCGAGCAATGCGGTCTTCGGCGCCCGCAACCCGCACCGCACCACGCCGCCGCTGACGGTCGACGACCCGATGCGGCCCTGCGACGTCTACAGCGGACAGAAGGCCGAGGGCGAGGAGATCGTGCGGTCCTCGGATCTGGACTGGGTGGTGTTGCGGTTCGGCGGCGTGCTCAGCACCGACCTGTCGGCGTTGCCGTTCAGCTCCGACGCGTTGTTCTTCGAGAGCGCGTTGCCCACCGACGGGCGGCTGCAGACCGTCGACGTGCGTGATGTCGCGTGGGCGTGCGCGGCGGCGACGACGGCCGACGTCGTGGGTGAGATCCTGCTCATCGCCGGTGACGACTCTCATCATCTGCGTCAGGGCGATGTCGGCCCGAGCCTGGCCGAAGCGGTCGGGGTACCCGGCGCGCTGCCCCCGGGCCGGCTCGGTGACCCCGACAGCGACGAGGACTGGTTCGTCACCGACTGGATGGACACCACCCGCGCGCAGGAAGCCCTGCAGTTCCAGCACTACTCGTGGCCCGACATGCTCGCGGAGATACGGGCGCAGGCCGGGTGGAAACGCTATCCGGGCCGCCTGATCGCGCCGCTGGCGCGAGAGGTGATGAAGCGCCGCGGGGCTTACTGGAAACAACCCGGGCGATACGCCGATCCGTGGGGAGCGATCCGCCGCGAGATGGGCGATCCCGCCTGGGATCGGCCGCGCGACCGACCCTGA
- a CDS encoding lysophospholipid acyltransferase family protein, with the protein MASDRPANAELTKWDPVFTRRITNLVGPIVRRYFRAEVRGLASMPPAGGALVVSNHSGGMFTPDVMIFAPEFYDKFGYDRPLYTLAHYGVFLGNVGDWLRRSGVIEASRENAAAALRSGGVVLVFPGGDYDAYRPTVTGNVIDFNGRTGYIRTAIETGVPIVPMVSIGGQETQLFLARGDSIARLLGLTRARMEILPLSVGFPFGMSVIFPPNLPLPAKIVMRVLDPIDVVAEFGSDPDIEAVDLHVRAVMQAALDELAAERRFPVLG; encoded by the coding sequence ATGGCAAGCGACAGGCCGGCAAACGCAGAGCTCACCAAGTGGGATCCGGTGTTCACCCGGCGCATCACGAACTTGGTCGGCCCGATCGTCCGGCGCTACTTCCGCGCGGAGGTTCGCGGTCTGGCGTCGATGCCGCCGGCAGGCGGCGCGCTGGTGGTGTCCAACCACTCCGGCGGCATGTTCACCCCCGACGTGATGATCTTCGCGCCCGAGTTCTACGACAAGTTCGGCTACGACCGGCCGCTGTACACCCTGGCGCACTACGGTGTGTTCCTCGGCAACGTCGGTGACTGGCTGCGCCGCTCCGGCGTGATCGAGGCGAGCCGTGAAAACGCCGCTGCGGCACTGCGATCCGGCGGCGTCGTGCTGGTGTTTCCCGGCGGGGACTACGACGCGTACCGGCCCACCGTCACCGGGAACGTGATCGACTTCAACGGCAGAACGGGATATATCCGCACGGCCATCGAGACCGGGGTGCCGATCGTGCCGATGGTGTCGATCGGCGGGCAGGAAACCCAATTGTTCCTTGCCCGTGGCGATTCGATCGCACGCCTGCTGGGCCTGACCCGGGCACGCATGGAGATCCTCCCGCTGAGCGTGGGCTTTCCGTTCGGCATGTCCGTGATCTTCCCGCCGAACCTGCCGCTGCCCGCCAAGATCGTCATGCGCGTGCTCGATCCGATCGACGTGGTGGCGGAATTCGGCAGCGACCCCGACATCGAGGCGGTCGACCTGCATGTGCGTGCGGTGATGCAGGCTGCGCTCGACGAACTGGCCGCCGAGCGCCGGTTCCCGGTGTTGGGCTGA
- a CDS encoding phosphotransferase, which yields MTVAELSLPREWEEITPDWMTAALARDHPGAVVDAVTVALRDDGTNRRARLALTYSAGSGPATVFAKAVDPEHADLVELTSGLYHEPRLFTSGIELPLDHPAVHTALIDEDARNFVMIMEDVVARGADPRDSTRPMTIEQAANGIRGLARMHSRYWGERLTTNPALGWVEPFVAFEGLEYAPLHIAHERLGDSVPAEVPALSGTELFVDIWARYIGTLTNSDQTLLHGDPHIGNTYVLPGDDVGFLDWQMVRRGNWSLDVGYFLQGALTIEDRRRAERDLLGEYRDALTLPSTELPTADEIWLRYRASVAHGLAIWMATLSGGDAWQGADVCLALAQRYAAAFVDLDTRAALDTIA from the coding sequence GTGACGGTCGCGGAGCTGTCGCTGCCGCGGGAGTGGGAAGAGATCACCCCGGATTGGATGACGGCCGCGCTGGCGCGTGATCATCCGGGTGCCGTCGTCGACGCGGTGACCGTGGCGCTTCGCGACGACGGCACCAACCGGCGTGCCCGGTTGGCGTTGACGTACTCGGCGGGTTCGGGGCCGGCGACCGTGTTCGCCAAGGCCGTCGACCCGGAGCACGCCGATCTCGTCGAGCTCACCAGCGGGCTGTACCACGAGCCCCGGCTGTTCACGTCGGGGATCGAGTTGCCGCTGGATCACCCGGCGGTCCACACCGCCCTCATCGACGAGGATGCCCGCAACTTCGTGATGATCATGGAGGACGTCGTCGCCCGCGGCGCCGACCCTCGTGACTCCACACGGCCGATGACAATCGAGCAGGCGGCCAACGGAATACGCGGGCTGGCGCGCATGCACAGCCGGTACTGGGGTGAGCGCCTGACGACCAACCCCGCGCTGGGCTGGGTCGAACCGTTCGTCGCGTTCGAAGGGCTCGAGTACGCGCCGCTGCACATCGCCCACGAACGGTTGGGCGACTCGGTTCCCGCCGAGGTTCCCGCCCTCAGCGGCACCGAACTGTTCGTCGACATCTGGGCGCGCTACATCGGAACGCTCACCAACTCGGACCAGACACTGCTGCACGGTGATCCGCACATCGGCAACACCTACGTGCTACCCGGTGACGACGTCGGCTTTCTGGATTGGCAGATGGTGCGTCGCGGCAACTGGTCGCTGGACGTGGGCTACTTCTTGCAGGGCGCGTTGACGATCGAAGACCGCAGACGCGCCGAGCGCGACCTGCTTGGCGAGTACCGCGACGCGCTGACGCTGCCGTCGACCGAACTGCCTACGGCCGACGAGATCTGGTTGCGCTACCGGGCCTCCGTCGCGCACGGGTTGGCGATTTGGATGGCGACGCTGTCGGGTGGGGACGCCTGGCAGGGCGCCGACGTCTGCCTGGCGTTGGCGCAACGCTACGCCGCGGCGTTCGTCGACCTCGACACCCGAGCGGCCCTCGACACCATCGCCTAG
- a CDS encoding mycofactocin-coupled SDR family oxidoreductase → MTGRVEGKVAFITGAARGQGRAHAVRLAQEGADIIAVDICKKVDTVELIAPSTPEDLAETADLVKGLNRRIYTAEVDVRDFDALKAAVDTGVEQLGRLDIIVANAGIGNGGQTLDKTSETDWTAMIDVNLAGVWKTVKAGVPHIIEGGRGGSIILTSSVGGLKAYPHTGHYVAAKHGVVGLMRTFAVELGAQNIRVNSVHPTNVNTPLFMNEGTMKLFRPDLENPGPDDMKVVAQMMHTLPIGWVEPEDIANAVLFLASDEARFVTGVTLPVDGGSCLK, encoded by the coding sequence ATGACTGGACGCGTTGAAGGCAAGGTCGCTTTCATCACCGGCGCCGCGCGTGGGCAGGGACGTGCGCACGCGGTGCGGTTGGCGCAGGAGGGCGCCGACATCATCGCGGTCGACATCTGCAAGAAGGTCGACACGGTGGAGCTGATCGCGCCGTCCACCCCGGAAGACCTCGCCGAAACCGCGGACCTGGTAAAGGGCCTCAACCGCCGGATCTACACCGCCGAGGTCGACGTCCGTGACTTCGATGCGCTCAAGGCAGCGGTCGACACCGGGGTCGAACAGCTGGGTCGGCTCGACATCATCGTGGCCAACGCCGGTATCGGCAACGGCGGTCAGACACTGGACAAGACCAGCGAAACCGACTGGACCGCAATGATCGACGTCAACTTGGCCGGCGTGTGGAAGACGGTCAAGGCCGGGGTTCCGCACATCATCGAGGGCGGTCGCGGCGGTTCGATCATCCTCACCAGCTCGGTCGGCGGGCTGAAGGCCTACCCGCACACCGGCCACTACGTCGCCGCCAAACACGGTGTGGTGGGCCTGATGCGGACGTTCGCCGTCGAGCTCGGAGCCCAGAACATCCGCGTCAACTCGGTGCACCCGACGAACGTCAACACCCCGCTGTTCATGAACGAGGGCACCATGAAGCTGTTCCGCCCCGATCTGGAGAACCCCGGTCCCGACGACATGAAGGTCGTCGCCCAGATGATGCACACGCTGCCGATCGGTTGGGTCGAGCCCGAGGACATCGCCAACGCCGTGCTGTTCCTGGCGTCCGACGAGGCGCGCTTCGTCACCGGCGTGACGCTGCCGGTCGACGGCGGCAGCTGCCTGAAGTAG
- a CDS encoding cytochrome P450: MNPYAVFARLREEAPLYYNDKHDFYALSRFEDVNKAVIDHETFISGRGALLEIIKSGMEIPPGTLIFEDPPIHNIHRNLLSRVFTPRKVLALEPQIREFTARCLDPVVGSDKFDFVNDLGEQMPMRVIGMLLGIPEEDQRRVTDHGEATLQSDTVDLMATGEVFAEFIDYRTEHPSDDIMTDLLNAEFEDETGTWRKLRRDELLMYLTVIATAGSETTTRLIGWAGKTLADYPDQRAELVADPSLIPQAIEEILRWEPPALQIARYVTRDVQYYGQTVPEGSAMLMLVGSANRDHRRFPPDGDVFDIHREQRSHMTFGAGTHFCMGNALARLEGKIALEEVLKRFPTWEVDWENARPSQTTAVRGWEAMPTFIS, translated from the coding sequence ATGAACCCGTACGCGGTGTTCGCCCGCCTTCGCGAAGAGGCGCCGCTGTACTACAACGACAAGCACGACTTCTACGCGTTGAGCCGGTTCGAAGACGTCAACAAGGCCGTCATCGACCACGAGACCTTCATCTCCGGGCGCGGCGCGCTGCTCGAGATCATCAAGTCGGGGATGGAGATCCCGCCGGGCACACTGATTTTCGAGGACCCGCCGATACACAACATTCACCGCAACCTGTTGTCGCGGGTGTTCACCCCGCGCAAGGTGCTCGCGCTGGAACCGCAGATTCGCGAGTTCACCGCGCGCTGCCTGGATCCGGTGGTCGGCTCGGACAAGTTCGACTTCGTCAACGATCTCGGTGAGCAGATGCCGATGCGGGTCATCGGCATGCTCCTGGGTATTCCCGAAGAAGATCAGCGCCGGGTGACCGACCACGGTGAGGCCACCCTGCAGAGCGACACGGTCGACCTGATGGCCACCGGTGAGGTGTTCGCCGAGTTCATCGACTACCGCACCGAACACCCCTCGGACGACATCATGACCGACCTGCTCAACGCGGAGTTCGAGGACGAAACCGGCACCTGGCGCAAGCTTCGCCGCGATGAACTGCTGATGTATTTGACCGTGATCGCCACCGCGGGCAGTGAGACGACGACGCGCCTGATTGGTTGGGCGGGAAAGACACTCGCCGACTACCCCGATCAGCGGGCAGAGTTGGTGGCCGACCCCAGCCTGATCCCCCAGGCCATCGAGGAGATCCTGCGCTGGGAACCGCCGGCGTTGCAGATCGCGCGCTATGTCACCCGCGACGTGCAGTACTACGGTCAGACCGTGCCCGAGGGCTCGGCGATGCTGATGCTGGTCGGGTCCGCGAACCGCGACCATCGCCGCTTCCCGCCAGACGGCGATGTGTTCGACATCCACCGAGAACAGCGCTCGCACATGACGTTCGGTGCGGGGACACACTTCTGCATGGGCAACGCGCTGGCCCGTCTCGAGGGCAAGATCGCGCTCGAGGAGGTCCTCAAGAGGTTCCCGACGTGGGAGGTCGACTGGGAGAACGCACGTCCGTCGCAGACCACGGCGGTGCGGGGCTGGGAAGCCATGCCCACGTTCATCTCTTGA
- a CDS encoding acyl-CoA thioesterase, with protein sequence MPDLWRDLLACLDVTPSVAPPSQYGGVGYQGRNQQLNYHRVFGGQLLAQFVRIASLTYPDKAIKSQHAVFTSEGRADEPIAFLAKPHHEGRSFAALTITATQQHGVVVTSSISMHANETGPQHQEIESVPPVLGPEHDLKLDLIPWETRATVDLNTTATGPPSFEFWMRTPKTEAALAPALTAYATDLTLIGTALRPIEGVGQRGNGTDFTSAVTSHTVWFHRPFRTDDWLLLRQHSPLSAHGRSFGRGDVLTREGALVASYAQEALLRFPERHREGRSTKRRV encoded by the coding sequence GTGCCCGATCTCTGGCGCGATCTGCTCGCGTGTCTGGATGTCACCCCGAGCGTCGCGCCCCCGTCCCAGTACGGCGGGGTCGGCTATCAGGGCCGCAACCAGCAGCTGAACTATCACCGGGTGTTCGGCGGTCAACTGCTTGCCCAGTTCGTCCGCATCGCATCGCTGACCTACCCGGACAAGGCGATCAAGTCCCAGCATGCGGTGTTCACCAGCGAGGGCCGCGCCGACGAGCCGATCGCGTTTCTGGCGAAACCCCACCATGAGGGCCGTTCCTTTGCCGCCTTGACGATCACTGCCACCCAGCAGCACGGCGTGGTGGTGACGTCGTCGATCTCCATGCACGCCAACGAAACCGGGCCCCAGCATCAGGAGATCGAATCGGTACCGCCCGTGCTCGGCCCCGAGCACGACCTGAAGCTCGACCTGATCCCCTGGGAGACGCGCGCGACGGTCGATCTCAACACCACCGCGACCGGGCCGCCGTCGTTCGAGTTCTGGATGAGAACACCCAAGACGGAAGCCGCCCTGGCGCCGGCACTGACCGCCTACGCCACGGATCTGACCCTCATCGGCACGGCGCTGCGCCCGATCGAGGGCGTCGGTCAACGCGGCAACGGCACCGACTTCACCTCCGCCGTCACCTCACACACCGTGTGGTTTCACCGGCCCTTCCGCACCGACGACTGGCTGCTGCTGCGGCAACACAGCCCGCTGTCGGCGCACGGCCGCAGCTTCGGCCGCGGTGACGTGCTGACACGCGAGGGCGCGCTGGTGGCGTCCTATGCCCAGGAGGCACTGCTCCGCTTCCCCGAACGCCACCGAGAAGGACGTTCTACTAAGCGGAGAGTATAA
- a CDS encoding TetR/AcrR family transcriptional regulator → MARRSPVQSVHVLPNRHASEPPVTSPSEEPAWKQRAVERSIKTAKLRAAQRVQRFLDAAQAIIIEKGSTDFTVQEVVDRSRQSLRSFYLQFDGKHELLLALFEDALSRSADQIRAATTTEDEPIERLKVAVQLLFESSRPDPTAKRPLFTDFAPRLLVSHPSEVKIAHAPLLALLTELMEEAAAAGQLREGINPKRMAAMTMQTVMFVAQSSGESDESGTAHPITADEVWDFCAHGFAAS, encoded by the coding sequence CCCGAATCGGCACGCATCTGAGCCGCCGGTGACCAGCCCCAGCGAGGAACCAGCCTGGAAGCAGCGCGCGGTCGAGCGATCGATAAAAACCGCGAAGCTGCGGGCCGCGCAACGCGTGCAGCGCTTCCTGGACGCGGCCCAGGCGATCATCATCGAAAAGGGCAGCACCGACTTCACGGTCCAAGAGGTCGTCGACCGCTCGCGGCAGTCGCTGCGCAGCTTCTACCTGCAGTTCGACGGCAAGCACGAGCTTCTGCTCGCGCTGTTCGAGGATGCGTTGAGCCGCTCCGCGGACCAGATCCGCGCGGCCACCACGACCGAGGACGAACCGATCGAACGCCTGAAGGTCGCGGTCCAGCTGCTCTTCGAGTCCTCGCGTCCCGATCCGACCGCAAAGCGCCCGCTGTTCACCGACTTCGCCCCGCGCCTGCTGGTCTCCCATCCGTCAGAGGTCAAGATCGCCCACGCTCCCCTGCTCGCGCTGCTCACCGAGCTGATGGAGGAGGCCGCCGCCGCCGGACAGCTGCGCGAGGGGATCAACCCCAAGCGGATGGCCGCGATGACCATGCAGACCGTGATGTTCGTCGCGCAGTCCAGCGGCGAATCCGACGAGAGCGGCACCGCGCACCCCATCACGGCCGACGAGGTATGGGACTTCTGCGCCCACGGCTTTGCCGCCTCGTAA